In one Bacillota bacterium genomic region, the following are encoded:
- a CDS encoding VacB/RNase II family 3'-5' exoribonuclease, giving the protein MTGTFQGTRRGYAFLIPDSREEADIFIPANKIGEAAEGDRVSVKILPGGSGKNRKGEVISVIRSAGAKMIDREKFPSRVMKELRNLPGEKDIASIALQEGRADLRDELIVTVDPADARDMDDGISLGVRDVGGYRLGVHIADVSYYVREGTALHREALKRGTSVYLTDRVIHMLPPLLSQKLCSLQENKDRLAISVIIELDVRGRVEKYDIFPSLVRVKRKLSYEQAEEMLSAGGESAEIGAMLKSMDELASMLKKNRLRNGALFLNLPETKITVDDEGKPLTIERKFPGRAESIIEEFMLLANVSVCEHFGVKDLPFIYRVHPPPTEEKMIMFRNILSLMNIRISGDLRKIKPRAIQSVLDNVRGTPLERTVNYLLLRSLPHAYYSVNNERHFGLALQKYTHFTSPIRRFPDLQVHAMIKDQLAGNMDEGRIAFLKKQLPGRAEHASCMERKAMEAERESVQQKKVEYMEGKEGESFPGIICGVTSFGIFVELQNTVEGLVLLESLRDDYYRYHEEMMAVIGRRTRKKYCLGDPVNIEVARVDLQKKVVYFYLLSRGETGDFPSPES; this is encoded by the coding sequence TTGACCGGAACCTTTCAGGGTACACGCCGGGGCTACGCGTTTCTGATTCCCGATTCAAGGGAAGAAGCGGACATTTTTATTCCGGCGAACAAGATCGGCGAGGCGGCTGAAGGTGATCGTGTTTCAGTCAAGATTCTGCCCGGGGGATCAGGGAAAAACCGTAAAGGCGAAGTCATCTCGGTTATCCGGTCGGCAGGGGCGAAAATGATAGACAGGGAGAAGTTCCCTTCCCGGGTGATGAAGGAGTTACGCAACCTTCCCGGGGAGAAAGACATAGCATCAATTGCACTCCAGGAAGGAAGAGCCGATTTGCGAGATGAGTTGATTGTTACCGTGGACCCGGCGGACGCCAGGGACATGGATGACGGTATTTCTCTCGGGGTGCGTGATGTCGGCGGATACCGACTCGGTGTCCATATTGCCGATGTGAGCTATTATGTCCGCGAGGGAACGGCTCTTCACCGGGAGGCTCTCAAACGGGGAACAAGTGTTTATTTGACCGACAGGGTTATCCATATGTTACCGCCCCTGCTTTCCCAGAAACTGTGCAGCCTTCAGGAGAATAAAGACCGCCTGGCTATCAGTGTCATCATAGAACTCGATGTGCGGGGGAGAGTGGAAAAATATGATATTTTCCCCAGCCTGGTCAGGGTAAAACGGAAGCTAAGTTATGAACAGGCAGAGGAGATGCTCTCTGCAGGGGGAGAATCGGCGGAAATAGGGGCCATGCTCAAAAGCATGGATGAGTTGGCGTCCATGCTTAAAAAGAACCGTCTGCGAAACGGGGCACTCTTCCTCAATCTTCCCGAAACAAAGATTACCGTTGATGACGAAGGAAAACCCCTGACCATAGAACGCAAATTTCCGGGGAGGGCTGAATCGATCATCGAGGAATTCATGTTGCTGGCCAACGTTTCCGTATGTGAGCATTTTGGTGTAAAGGATCTGCCCTTCATTTACCGGGTGCATCCTCCCCCCACAGAAGAGAAGATGATCATGTTCAGGAACATCCTGTCGCTGATGAACATCAGGATCAGCGGCGATTTGCGCAAGATCAAACCCCGGGCCATACAGTCGGTGCTCGACAATGTAAGAGGGACGCCTCTTGAAAGAACGGTCAATTATCTTCTGTTGCGTTCGCTGCCCCATGCTTATTACAGCGTTAACAACGAAAGGCATTTCGGGCTTGCTTTGCAAAAATATACGCACTTCACTTCGCCCATACGGCGTTTTCCCGATCTGCAGGTTCACGCTATGATAAAAGATCAACTTGCAGGGAACATGGATGAGGGAAGGATTGCTTTTCTGAAGAAACAACTTCCCGGGCGGGCCGAACATGCTTCCTGCATGGAAAGAAAAGCCATGGAGGCGGAAAGGGAGAGTGTTCAACAAAAAAAAGTTGAATACATGGAGGGAAAGGAAGGCGAATCTTTTCCGGGCATCATCTGTGGTGTGACTTCTTTTGGAATCTTTGTAGAACTGCAAAATACGGTCGAGGGGTTGGTTTTGCTGGAAAGCCTGCGGGATGATTATTACCGGTATCATGAGGAGATGATGGCTGTGATCGGCAGGCGCACCCGTAAAAAATACTGCCTTGGTGATCCTGTAAATATTGAAGTTGCCAGGGTGGATCTGCAGAAAAAGGTTGTTTATTTTTATCTGCTTTCCAGGGGTGAAACCGGGGATTTCCCCTCTCCCGAATCATAA
- the eno gene encoding phosphopyruvate hydratase, with amino-acid sequence MEIKEIKAREIIDSRGNPTVEVDVILPGGIRGRAAVPSGASTGAFEALELRDRDPDRYLGKGVSEAVRKVGEKIAPFLAGRNCLEQEAIDRYLIHLDGTPDKSHLGANSILGVSMAISRAASSALGIPLYRYLGGLGANLLPTPMMNIINGGEHADNNIDIQEFMIMPVGGKNFEEAMQMGVETFHVLKRVLQKQGLNTGVGDEGGFAPDLDSNRSALDVIIEAIKGAGYQPGEDILLAMDVAANELYHDGRYHLEGKALEVNEMIAYLVSLVEEYPICSIEDGLAEEDWEGWSGLTEALGKKIQLVGDDLFVTNPDRLTRGIEEGVANSILIKLNQIGTVTETMEAIRIAQTAGYSYVISHRSGETEDAFIADLAVATAAGQIKTGAPSRVDRTAKYNQLLRISEELGAGGSYAGRRTLFTF; translated from the coding sequence ATGGAAATAAAAGAAATCAAGGCCAGGGAAATCATTGATTCGCGTGGAAATCCCACGGTCGAAGTCGATGTAATCTTGCCGGGAGGGATAAGGGGGCGTGCGGCGGTTCCTTCGGGGGCTTCCACCGGAGCGTTTGAAGCCCTGGAGCTTCGCGACAGGGATCCGGACCGTTATCTGGGGAAAGGTGTGTCGGAAGCAGTCAGAAAAGTCGGGGAGAAGATCGCTCCTTTTCTGGCAGGCCGCAACTGCCTGGAACAGGAAGCCATCGACCGCTATCTCATTCACCTGGATGGAACCCCGGATAAAAGCCATCTGGGTGCAAACTCCATTCTGGGGGTTTCGATGGCCATTTCCCGGGCGGCTTCATCGGCACTGGGAATTCCCCTTTACCGTTACCTGGGCGGGCTGGGGGCCAATCTTCTTCCAACCCCGATGATGAATATCATCAACGGGGGGGAACATGCCGATAACAATATCGATATCCAGGAGTTCATGATCATGCCCGTGGGCGGTAAAAATTTCGAAGAGGCCATGCAGATGGGGGTGGAAACCTTCCATGTCCTGAAAAGGGTATTGCAGAAACAGGGGCTGAACACGGGGGTCGGCGACGAGGGGGGGTTCGCTCCCGATCTTGATTCCAACCGTTCGGCACTCGATGTCATCATCGAAGCGATCAAGGGGGCCGGTTACCAGCCCGGTGAAGATATCTTGCTGGCGATGGACGTTGCTGCCAATGAACTGTATCATGATGGACGGTATCATCTCGAGGGGAAAGCCCTGGAAGTAAATGAGATGATCGCTTACCTGGTAAGTCTGGTGGAAGAATATCCGATTTGCAGCATCGAGGATGGCTTGGCGGAAGAAGACTGGGAAGGATGGAGTGGGTTGACGGAGGCCCTGGGTAAAAAAATTCAACTGGTCGGGGACGATCTTTTTGTTACGAATCCGGATCGGCTGACCAGGGGGATCGAGGAAGGGGTGGCCAATTCAATCCTGATCAAACTCAATCAAATTGGCACGGTTACGGAGACGATGGAAGCGATAAGGATCGCCCAGACAGCGGGTTATTCGTATGTGATTTCCCACCGTTCCGGTGAAACCGAGGATGCCTTTATAGCCGATCTGGCCGTGGCCACCGCTGCCGGTCAGATAAAAACCGGTGCTCCGAGCCGGGTTGATCGTACCGCCAAATACAACCAGTTGTTGCGCATATCCGAAGAACTTGGGGCGGGTGGCAGCTATGCCGGGCGGCGGACCCTTTTTACCTTCTGA
- the nadC gene encoding carboxylating nicotinate-nucleotide diphosphorylase — MILTPWAREIMELALKEDIGGGDYTTSLIVPPEKVGDAEIITREDGVIAGLEVCKGVFKMVDERIDFNSRVTDGDSVSRGAVIAEIDGPVQPIMMAERTALNFLQRLSGIATLTRIWTERIKNHAVFLLDTRKTSPGLRYLEKYAVMVGGGRNHRLGLSGGIVIKENHIAAAGGISAAVKRAVMKAPITLKIEVEVTDLDEFREALDAGADLIMLDNMDPETIREAVKINAGRVLLEASGDISEARLEEYARTGVDFISSGALTHSFKSLNLSLLTKNIDQG, encoded by the coding sequence ATGATTCTTACCCCATGGGCCAGAGAGATAATGGAGCTTGCCTTGAAGGAAGATATCGGGGGCGGAGATTATACCACCTCGCTTATCGTGCCTCCAGAAAAAGTGGGCGATGCAGAGATAATCACCCGCGAGGACGGTGTTATTGCCGGGCTGGAAGTTTGCAAAGGAGTTTTCAAAATGGTGGACGAGAGAATTGATTTCAATTCCCGTGTTACCGATGGGGATTCCGTGAGCAGGGGAGCGGTGATTGCCGAGATTGACGGCCCGGTGCAACCGATAATGATGGCGGAAAGAACGGCATTGAATTTTCTGCAGCGTCTCTCGGGCATTGCCACATTGACGAGGATATGGACCGAGAGGATCAAGAATCATGCTGTCTTTCTTCTGGATACCCGCAAAACATCCCCCGGTCTGCGCTATCTTGAAAAATATGCGGTCATGGTGGGCGGGGGACGGAACCATCGCCTGGGTCTTTCAGGGGGGATCGTCATCAAGGAAAATCATATTGCCGCTGCCGGGGGAATCAGTGCTGCCGTGAAGAGAGCAGTGATGAAGGCCCCGATAACGCTGAAGATAGAAGTCGAGGTTACCGATCTGGATGAATTTCGTGAAGCCCTGGATGCCGGGGCAGACCTGATCATGCTAGACAATATGGATCCGGAAACGATCAGGGAGGCGGTCAAGATAAATGCCGGGCGCGTCCTTCTGGAAGCCTCGGGTGATATCTCCGAAGCACGACTGGAAGAATATGCCCGGACCGGGGTTGATTTTATCTCCAGCGGAGCACTCACACATTCCTTCAAATCTTTGAATCTTAGCCTTCTGACTAAAAACATCGATCAAGGTTAA
- a CDS encoding triose-phosphate isomerase: protein MNLIIAANWKMHKTVEETKEYVEKFKVWQEELSGSQVIICPPFTALLTAREALFKTAFHLGAQNMMWESEGAYTGEISPLMLRELGVRYVIIGHSERRWVFGETDEQINRKINAALEYNLIPIFCVGETMEDHQSGRMKKVVLGQLREGLKGIDTDKVKNMIIAYEPVWAIGTGVAASQEDAAAAAECILEEIDHIFEDRTRVKILYGGSVNKDNIGDFVTIPGIEGTLVGGASLQADVFAGLIRAANSARVYREV, encoded by the coding sequence ATGAACTTGATCATTGCAGCAAACTGGAAGATGCACAAGACCGTCGAGGAGACAAAGGAGTATGTGGAAAAATTCAAGGTGTGGCAGGAGGAATTGTCCGGAAGCCAGGTAATCATCTGCCCGCCATTTACGGCCTTGTTGACTGCCAGGGAGGCGCTCTTCAAGACAGCTTTTCACCTTGGCGCCCAGAACATGATGTGGGAGAGCGAGGGGGCCTATACAGGGGAGATATCTCCGCTTATGCTGAGGGAACTGGGGGTGCGCTATGTGATCATCGGCCATTCCGAACGACGGTGGGTCTTTGGTGAGACTGACGAGCAGATCAACAGAAAGATAAATGCGGCCCTGGAATACAATTTGATTCCCATTTTCTGCGTGGGGGAAACCATGGAGGATCACCAATCAGGGCGGATGAAGAAGGTCGTTCTGGGCCAGTTGCGGGAAGGTCTGAAGGGTATTGATACAGACAAAGTAAAAAACATGATCATTGCCTACGAGCCGGTCTGGGCTATCGGAACGGGGGTTGCCGCATCACAGGAAGATGCTGCGGCAGCGGCTGAATGTATTCTGGAAGAGATTGATCATATCTTCGAGGATAGAACCAGGGTCAAGATCCTGTATGGTGGCAGTGTCAATAAAGATAATATCGGTGATTTTGTTACCATTCCGGGCATCGAGGGCACCCTCGTCGGCGGTGCCAGCCTTCAGGCCGATGTATTTGCCGGGTTGATCAGGGCAGCCAACTCAGCGCGTGTTTACCGGGAGGTTTAG
- the secG gene encoding preprotein translocase subunit SecG encodes MRIALTVVHVLICVALVVSVLLQSGRSAGISGAIGGGAQTLFGKKKGLDDLFSRITTGLAIAFMILAIVLTVLK; translated from the coding sequence ATGCGTATAGCCCTTACTGTTGTGCATGTATTGATCTGTGTGGCGCTGGTTGTTTCCGTGCTCCTGCAATCAGGAAGGAGTGCGGGGATATCAGGTGCTATCGGCGGAGGTGCGCAGACCCTCTTTGGCAAGAAAAAAGGCCTGGATGATCTGTTCAGCCGGATTACCACGGGGCTGGCGATAGCCTTCATGATCCTGGCCATCGTGTTGACGGTTTTGAAATAA
- a CDS encoding phosphoglycerate kinase, translated as MKKLTLKDVSVERKRVLVRVDYNVPLDGGVVADDARIRASLPTIRYLLGKKAKIILLSHLGRPAGEVVDEWRMDPVARCLEKLLGMKVKKIDFTVGPEVERSVRNLDGGEILLLENVRFLPGEEKNDPLLAEKIAALADIFVNDAFGTAHRAHVSTTGITRYLPAVAGFLMEKEITTLRRCLDRPERPLTAIFGGAKVSDKIGVINKFLELADNILIGGGMANTFLRAKGYDMASSFYEEGRIESARELLKKIRAGRKRVYLPDDLVIVEELVAGAPFRTVAADSVTGGWKAVDIGPGTMESFSEIVAASGMIIWNGPLGVFELSPFDRGTEAVARAAVESKAYLLVGGGDTAAAFERFGIAAEADYISTGGGATLEFLEGKELPGIAALKGLDKY; from the coding sequence GTGAAAAAGCTAACCTTGAAGGATGTGTCCGTGGAACGGAAGAGAGTACTCGTAAGAGTCGATTACAATGTCCCACTGGATGGGGGAGTGGTAGCCGATGACGCACGGATCCGTGCATCGTTGCCAACCATTCGTTACCTTCTGGGAAAAAAAGCAAAGATCATCCTGCTCTCACATCTGGGAAGGCCGGCGGGTGAAGTCGTTGATGAATGGAGAATGGACCCTGTCGCCAGATGTCTGGAGAAGCTTCTGGGGATGAAGGTCAAGAAGATCGATTTCACCGTGGGGCCTGAAGTGGAAAGATCTGTCCGGAACCTGGATGGCGGGGAGATCCTGCTACTCGAGAATGTGCGTTTCTTGCCCGGCGAGGAAAAGAATGATCCGTTGCTGGCCGAAAAGATAGCTGCCCTGGCGGATATATTCGTGAATGACGCTTTCGGGACGGCACACCGTGCCCACGTTTCTACAACGGGAATAACCAGATATCTCCCGGCGGTGGCCGGGTTTCTCATGGAGAAAGAGATCACCACCCTCCGGAGATGCCTCGATCGCCCGGAAAGGCCCCTGACAGCTATCTTTGGCGGGGCCAAGGTCTCCGACAAGATCGGGGTTATCAACAAGTTCCTGGAGTTGGCCGACAATATTCTGATAGGTGGGGGGATGGCCAATACATTTTTAAGAGCCAAAGGGTACGACATGGCTTCCTCTTTTTATGAAGAGGGCAGGATTGAGAGTGCCAGGGAGTTGTTGAAAAAGATAAGGGCCGGGCGGAAACGGGTTTACCTGCCTGACGACCTGGTAATCGTTGAAGAGCTGGTCGCAGGTGCACCGTTCCGGACAGTTGCGGCGGATTCCGTAACCGGAGGATGGAAAGCCGTTGATATCGGCCCTGGCACGATGGAGAGTTTCAGCGAGATAGTTGCCGCATCAGGAATGATAATATGGAATGGGCCGCTGGGGGTCTTCGAGTTGAGCCCTTTCGACCGCGGTACGGAAGCGGTAGCCAGGGCGGCAGTGGAAAGCAAAGCCTATCTACTGGTCGGTGGAGGAGACACTGCCGCTGCATTTGAGAGGTTTGGCATTGCCGCGGAAGCCGACTACATATCCACGGGGGGAGGGGCTACCCTCGAATTTCTGGAAGGGAAAGAACTGCCGGGGATAGCGGCGTTGAAAGGGCTGGATAAATACTAG
- the nadA gene encoding quinolinate synthase NadA: MISSGHVEVILLQQGNTDALKDRIQQLKKQRNAVILAHNYQIGEVQDIADFVGDSLDLSHRAAEADAETIVFCGVHFMAESAAMLAPEKTVLLPEALADCPLANMVTGPQLKKVRQRYPGVPVVTYINSTAEVKAESDICCTSANAIEVVNSLREERVLFVPDKNLGGYVSRFTSKEVILWHGYCITHHRVTLRDIEKARRDHPGAPIIVHPECPPEVSINADQVLSTGGMVDFVARTGEKKLVIGTEVGLLYRLKKENPEKEFYLLSPGLLCPNMKYTTLHKVAHALEHMETVISVPEEIRKEAVVSLARMLEVR, from the coding sequence ATGATAAGTTCCGGGCACGTGGAGGTAATACTGTTGCAGCAAGGAAACACAGATGCTTTGAAAGACAGGATCCAGCAACTTAAAAAGCAGCGGAATGCTGTAATATTGGCTCATAATTACCAGATTGGCGAGGTACAGGATATAGCCGATTTCGTGGGTGATTCCCTTGATCTGAGTCACAGGGCAGCAGAGGCAGATGCGGAGACGATAGTTTTTTGCGGGGTTCATTTCATGGCTGAAAGTGCGGCTATGCTCGCTCCGGAAAAAACGGTGCTCCTGCCGGAGGCGCTTGCGGATTGCCCTCTGGCCAACATGGTTACCGGGCCGCAGTTGAAGAAAGTGCGGCAGCGCTACCCGGGTGTTCCCGTGGTAACCTACATCAATTCCACGGCCGAGGTCAAAGCGGAAAGCGATATCTGCTGTACTTCTGCAAATGCAATTGAAGTTGTCAATTCTTTGCGGGAAGAGCGGGTTCTGTTCGTACCGGACAAGAATCTGGGCGGATACGTTTCTCGTTTCACTTCCAAAGAGGTTATTCTATGGCATGGATACTGTATCACGCATCACAGGGTAACTTTGCGGGATATCGAAAAAGCCCGCCGCGATCATCCAGGTGCCCCGATTATCGTTCATCCCGAATGTCCGCCTGAAGTGAGCATCAATGCCGATCAGGTTTTATCGACGGGAGGCATGGTAGATTTTGTAGCCCGGACGGGAGAGAAGAAATTGGTCATCGGCACGGAAGTGGGCTTGCTTTACCGTTTGAAGAAAGAAAACCCGGAAAAAGAATTTTATCTTCTCTCGCCGGGCCTGCTCTGCCCCAACATGAAATACACCACGCTGCACAAAGTGGCTCATGCACTGGAACACATGGAAACGGTAATCTCCGTTCCGGAGGAAATCCGCAAGGAGGCTGTCGTCTCCCTGGCGCGCATGCTTGAGGTCAGATGA
- a CDS encoding 2,3-bisphosphoglycerate-independent phosphoglycerate mutase produces the protein MYLANRPVILVIMDGWGCRAEKEGNAIAHASIPYLRHLGESCPFTLLGAAGEAVGLPEGQIGNSEVGHLNIGAGRIVYQDLSRINNSIEAGVFFENKIIKQTLETVGRKRSSLHLMGLLSDGGVHSHIDQLFALLIAARRFGMKQNVFVHAILDGRDVPPANALKYIKELDEFCSANAVGRIASIAGRYYAMDRDNRWERTKKAYDAYVYGQGVLARDPFAALDAAYRRGETDEFVAPVSIIQPGGDPIRITSEDAILFFNFRPDRVRQIARAFLEKELEEFDRGPEAVFPLVVTMTEYDKNFDCPVVFPPEYLRDTLGEWLSKSGCKQYRLAETEKYAHVTFFFNGGREEPFPGEERFMVPSPAVATYDLQPEMSAPRVARKACLEIARQKHSFFVVNFANADMVGHTGNMEATIKAVEAVDRGVESIAEQALKSGYWTLVTADHGNADMVQDPVTGKPVTAHTTSAVPFILLGKQNMYNLRSGGVLADIAPTVLELMGMPLPEEMTGRSLLLEKGSISTGKPDGKPGTPGIPM, from the coding sequence TTGTATCTTGCCAACAGGCCTGTAATCCTTGTTATCATGGATGGATGGGGATGCCGTGCCGAAAAAGAGGGAAATGCGATTGCCCATGCTTCAATTCCTTATTTGCGCCATCTCGGGGAATCATGCCCTTTTACCTTGCTGGGAGCTGCCGGGGAAGCTGTGGGATTACCGGAGGGCCAGATAGGCAATTCCGAGGTGGGGCATCTGAATATCGGGGCCGGGCGGATTGTTTATCAGGACCTGAGCCGCATCAACAATAGCATCGAGGCCGGTGTTTTCTTTGAAAACAAGATCATAAAGCAGACGCTGGAAACGGTGGGCAGAAAACGTTCTTCGCTTCACCTGATGGGGCTTCTTTCCGATGGGGGAGTCCACAGCCATATCGATCAATTGTTTGCCCTGTTGATAGCTGCCAGGCGTTTCGGTATGAAACAGAATGTATTTGTTCATGCCATCCTGGACGGCAGGGATGTCCCGCCGGCCAACGCTCTGAAGTATATCAAGGAGCTCGATGAATTTTGCAGTGCAAATGCGGTGGGCCGGATTGCCAGCATTGCGGGGCGTTACTACGCAATGGATCGGGACAACCGTTGGGAACGGACCAAAAAGGCCTACGATGCTTATGTATACGGGCAGGGGGTTCTTGCCAGGGATCCCTTCGCGGCTCTGGATGCGGCATATCGCAGGGGTGAGACCGATGAGTTTGTTGCTCCGGTGTCCATCATTCAGCCGGGTGGGGATCCGATCAGGATAACCTCCGAAGATGCCATTCTGTTTTTCAATTTCCGGCCGGATAGGGTTCGCCAGATTGCCAGGGCTTTTCTGGAAAAGGAACTGGAGGAGTTTGACCGGGGGCCGGAAGCGGTGTTCCCTCTGGTGGTTACCATGACTGAATACGACAAAAATTTTGATTGCCCCGTGGTTTTCCCTCCGGAATATTTGCGTGATACGTTGGGAGAATGGCTTTCCAAAAGCGGTTGCAAGCAGTATCGGCTGGCGGAAACAGAAAAATATGCTCATGTAACCTTTTTCTTCAATGGTGGCCGTGAGGAACCTTTCCCGGGGGAGGAGCGTTTCATGGTTCCTTCACCTGCCGTGGCCACCTATGATCTGCAGCCGGAGATGAGTGCACCCCGGGTGGCCCGGAAAGCCTGCCTGGAGATAGCGCGGCAGAAACATTCTTTCTTTGTTGTCAATTTTGCCAATGCGGATATGGTCGGGCATACCGGAAACATGGAGGCCACGATCAAGGCAGTGGAAGCCGTAGATCGAGGGGTTGAATCGATTGCCGAACAGGCGTTGAAAAGTGGTTACTGGACACTCGTAACCGCCGATCACGGCAATGCCGACATGGTTCAGGATCCGGTCACGGGGAAACCGGTCACGGCGCATACCACCAGTGCAGTTCCATTCATCTTGCTGGGAAAACAAAATATGTACAATCTGCGAAGCGGCGGTGTACTGGCGGATATCGCCCCCACGGTGCTGGAATTGATGGGGATGCCATTGCCGGAAGAGATGACGGGGAGAAGCCTGCTTCTGGAAAAAGGTTCTATCTCTACCGGGAAGCCGGACGGAAAACCGGGCACCCCCGGAATTCCCATGTGA